Genomic window (Melioribacteraceae bacterium):
TTTTCAATAACAAACGGCATAGTTATTAGTGAAGGACCGGAATCAAATCTAAATCCTGATCCAATAATTTGGTTTGCCTTTCCCCCCGGTCTGCTGTTTGCTTCAAAAACCTCAACCTCAAAACCGTAATTAGCAAGTCTAGCGGCTGCGCTCAATCCACCTATTCCAGCACCAATTACAACAGCTTTTTTCATTTAATTAAGATTTGTTTTGCTTTAAGGTAAGTTAATAGATAAAGGGATAAAAGAGAAAATGAATAGAAAAAATCTTCTACTGGAATTGTAATAATTCTAGCTCCCCAAATAGCATTGGGTGAATATGAAACTATTGGCATTGAAGTTAAAAAGTAGTTCACAACAAAAAAAGGGAGATAAGTGAATACTATGAAAAACAGAAAGTTGCGTGAGTTGATCAACTGATTTTCCAGAATTAGTAAAAACAAACTTGTACCAGCAAAAATTAAAACTGTGAATGTGTAATATTGATTAACAAACATTAAGCTGGAACCCAAAAATAATACAACAATGATATAGAGAATTGTTTTGGGAATCTTAATTCTTTTATCCGGGAGATAAACATGCATGGTTTCATAAAGAAAAATGATTGAGTATGGAACAGTTACAAAAAATAAAACTTCTTCTAGTGGTAGTTCGAACAGTAGAATTCCGAGAATATACTTTTCGTTAAAACTCCAATCACCTCTCACCGTGGCTTGGTGGTCCCAAATAATAAACAGTAAACCTACAAGAATTATTGAAATGACCAAAGGGAGATAAAATCTGTAGAATCTTAGTTTTTCCTCAAAACTCATAATTAAAGGAACTATTACTGTAGCAATATTAATTATAAGATATTCACTCATGAGCTAATTTAACCGGGTAAGTTTTTTTCAGCATTAATGTTTGTGCTTCTGTAATCCGTTTACTATTTATCATGAATTCGGCAATTCCGGTTTGAGTTTCTTCATCAATTAATGAAAAGTCTCTTTTAAATAATTCTTTTAAAATTATAACTGAATCTTCCTTTTTTAAATCACCATAGCCAAGAAAATCGGGCACATAATGCAACATAGAAAATCGCATAAATCGTATCTCAAGATTTTGCTGATCCAGTTTGATAGCTTTCTGTAATAACTCGAGCGAATTATTGAGATGTTTTACCTTAGTCATCGGCCAAAATGCATGTTTAGATTTTATTGCCTCAACACCTGCATAATAAGCAACAATAATCGCGTTATCTTTTTGACCATTAAAGGTTTTAAGATAAGATTCATATTCTACAAGATTATCTTCCTCTTCAACTGCGGCATAATACTTTTCACGCAACTGCTTTAAATTCTCGGGATTCACCACAGAATTCTTATCTACAGCGAATGAAGCTACTACCGAGTCAATCGTTAGGAACAAAAAAATTAATATTAAAGAGGATATATTTTTCATGTACTTTTTAATACTCTTACTTCAAAAACAGATTTAAGCAGAAGGATTAGTTTGGTAGCATTTGAAATCCTTACTCTTTTAGTCAGCAATTCTTTCACATCCAGACTTTTTATTTTTTTAAATAATACATAGTAATAAAGATATGCCGAGTAAACCCCCAACTTTACACCATGAGGAAGTTTTTGTATTCCCTCAAGTGCTTCCGAAAATTCTTTCTCTACTTCCTCTTCTAACCTTTTTTTATTTGAATTATCAATTCCTTCATTTGAGTGCACATCGGGGAGATAAATTCTTCCTCTTTCATCAATATCACTTTTTATATCGCGCAAAAAATTAACTTTTTGAAAAGCTGAGCCGAGCATTTTTGCAGGGTGCAATAATTCATTATATTTTTCATCATTACCATTTACAAAAACTTTTAAGCACATTAGTCCAACCACCTCTGCCGATCCATAAATATAATGATCATAAGTACTTCTCTGGTAGGATGATTTATCTAAATCCATTTCCATACTTGTTAAAAAAGCTTCAATTAAGTTTTTATCAATATTATATTTATTTACTACTACCTGGAAAGAATGAATAATTGGGTTGGTGGAAATTCCTCTCTCAATTGCTCTATAAGTTTCTTCTTTAAACTCCTTCATTAAAGCCGATTTATCATAACCATGAAAAGAATCAACAATTTCATCAGCGGCTCTTACATAACCATAAATGGCATATATCGGATTACGGAATTCTTCAGAGAAAGCGCGTATTCCTAAACTGAATGATGTGCTGTATGACTTCGTGAGCTTTTTGCTCAACTCAAAGGATACCTTATGATATAGCTGTATCATTTTCAATTCTCTCCATTACTAATCTTGAACTTATCACCACCATTGGCAAACCTGTACCGGGAGTTGTTGAAGCCCCTACATAATATAAATTACTGTAATGTTCATCTTTATTTTTTGGCCTGAATGCACCCACCTGATCCATATCATGAGCCAAACCCAAGCCAGAACCTTTATACAAGTTTAATGTACTTGCCCACTCTTCCGGAGATAATATTTTTTTTGTGATAATATTTTTTTCTATATCAAAACCTGTTCGTCTGCTTAAATCGTCAATAATGTTTTTTGCTAACTCCTCTTTATCATCCCAATTTTTCTTAAATCTCAGATCGGGTACCGGACATAAAATAAATACATTTTCACAACCTTCGGGAGCACAAGTAGGATCCGACTTTGAAAGAACATTTACATAGTAATATGGTTTTTGGGGAGATATTGAAGATGTAAAAATTGTATCGGCATAACCGCGGAAGTTACTTCCTAAAAAATAATTATGATGTTCAAGATTTTCAATTTTTCCTTTAACGCCAAGGTAAATTGTAAATGGAGCTAGCGTCCAGTGCATTTTATCAAGTTTCTTTTCGGAAAAAGAATCTCTCTTTAATATCTCACCCCGGAAAGAAGCCGCGTCCGCATTCGAGATAAAAATATCGGCGCTCCATCTTTTGCCATTCTGGTCAATTACTTCATAAAGTTTACCATTATTTGAGCCGATCGATTTTACTTCAGTATTGTAATAAAATTTTACATTCCGGTTTTCCAATATTTTAACAAACTCCTCCACCATTTTGTACATTCCGCCTTTGATGCGCCAATACCCGTTATGCTTCATTTCAGTGTAATTAAGAAGGGAATATATTGCGGGTGTTTGGAAAGGTGTAGCGCCTAAAAAGAAAGCGACTAAAGAAAAAATTATTCTAACTTCTTCGGAGGAAAAGTTTTTTTCTACCTCATCCCACATCGTTCTGTACAAATAAGGAATATGTTTCCAAGGTACACGCGAGAGCTTTAATAAATATTCAAGTTTGTTATCGAAATTGGATTTAACAACAATGTTTTCTGTATCATGCCAAAATTCACCCGCGCGCTTTAAATACTTTTCAGCTTTGATAGCAAGATCGGGCTCCACATCGACAAACTCATCTTCAAGTTTTTTAAGATCTTTAAATATTCTGCGTGGTTTATCTTTGCCTTCAAAAAATACCTGGTAAAGAGGATCTAATTCCTCAAACTCAACCGGATTTGAAATTCCAATCGATTTGTATAATTCCTCAAATTCATAAGTCATACTCATAAATGAGGGACCCAAATCAAAACGGAAACCCTCCATCTCCAGTTTATTCATCCTACCCCCTGGAGTGGAATGCTTCTCGAGAATAGTTACCTGGTAACCTTTGCTCGAAAGTCGAAGCGCGGTAGAAAGTCCACCTAATCCCGATCCAATAATTAATGCTGTTTTCATTTTACTCATAATTTATAATCGAAACCGTAATTGAATTCTTATAGTTCCAGTAGCTTATAAAATTTGAATAGCCTCAAACTTTTGAATTACACAATAATGTACTCAATTGTCTTCTTTGATGATATATTTTTTTTGCAAGGAGTTGAATTAGTTTTATAAGCGATTTTTAAAATATAAATGAACTATAGAGTACGTTCTATCCGTTATTTAATAAATGAAAAAACGATATTTTATAATTAAACTATTCCCCTTTTCCCCCGATAATAATTCAAAAACACTGGATTTATGGAGCTTGAGTATCAGTTTTTCCTAATACAAAAAGGAATAGCATTCCTTTTTTCGATATACGTTTGCATTCTTTTTTTAAGGAAGAGGAATGTCAATGGGGCATTTGCTTTTTTCCTTCTCGGGCTCTTTAATATTTTTTGGATTATTGGTAATGCTATTGAAGTATTATCACAGGATTTCGAAACAAAAGTATTTGGATTAACCCTCTCATATTTAGCAATTCCGATTTTGCCTGCGCTCTGGTCGATTGGTGTTCTACGATTTATCACTCTCGGAATTAAACCTTCCAGAAGATTTGTTGTGCTGATTATGGTTGTTCCTATCATAACAGTATTTCTGATGGCTACAAACATTTTTCATCATTTAATGTACATCAACTTTTCATTGATTGAATATGGGCAATTCTTACTAATAAAACCTCAGCAAGGAGCCTGGTTTTGGGTTCATGTATTTTATTCATATTCAATGATAGCAGTTACAAGTGTATATGTTTTATGGGTTCAGCGGGGCAGTGATAATTTTCTGACAAAACAAAAAATATATTTAGTGATTTCTTCTTTCGCTCCCGCTTTATTTTCATTAATGCATGTTTTAAATATCACTAGTATAAACTACACTTCATCATCTTTTGTTATTGCGGTAATTGTATTAGGAATTGCGATTTATAAACATGGTTTATTAGAAATCATTCCAGCGGCAAGAGATAGAATTATTGAATCGATGGAAGATTGCGTGCTTGTATTAGATAAAATGGACCGGATTATTGATCAAAATCCGGCGGCAATTAATTTATTAAAAAGCGGTAACGCCTATGGTAAAAAATTACGTGACGCATTCCCACAAATTAGAGCTCTTAAAAGATTAACCGGTGATCATAATTTGATTAATAATGAAATTGAAATTAAAGGTAAGACTTTCGAAATAATAAGTTCTCCTATCACCGATAAAAAGGGAAAAGAGATTGGTTCAGTTTATACTTTTAGGGATATAACTACCCGGAAGAAGAGTGAAGAAGCAATCAAAAAAAGTCAGCTTGAACTTATAGAGTTAAACAGAATTAAAGATAAATTTTTCTCGATTATTTCGCATGATCTTAAAAATCCATTTCAGTCGTTGCTCGGGTACGCCCAAATGTTGAAAGAGGAATTTGATACTTATACAGTAGAGGAAAAAAAAGAAATTATTGAGGGTATCCTTAATATCAGCAAAAAGACACAGCAATTATTGGATAATCTGTTAAATTGGGCACGACTCCAAACCAACCGAATAAAAATTTATGAAGAGGAGATCAATCTCGAAAGATTGGTCGATCAGATATTTGATACTCTTTACGTACAGGCTAGTTTGAAAAAAGTAAAATTAATTTGCGATGTATCGCACCATATTAAACTAAAAACAGATTTTGATATTTTATCGGTTGTTTTGAGAAACCTAATTTCAAATGCAATTAAATTCAGTTATTTGAGCGGGACAGTTAGAGTTTTGGCTGTGGAAAAAAATGATAGAGTCGAGATATCGGTTATTGATGCTGGTGTTGGAATGAGTCCTGAAATTGTGGAAGGTTTGTTCGACCTTAAAAATCTTATCTCCGAAAGAGGGACAAAAGGTGAAAAAGGTACAGGATTAGGATTAATATTATGCAAAGAATTTATTGAAAAAATTGAAGGTACAATTTGGGTTTCTAGTATAGAAGGTGAAGGCTCAATCTTCACATTTTCTCTCCCCCATAAATTATCGCAATAAATATTTTCTTCCCCCTATTTCAATTCTCGCTCAAAAAATCGTAACAATTATTATGTTAGTAACACAATTTTTTGAGGATTGACATGCAATCATTTTTCATTCGTAAAATCAAGCTTTTATTTTTTACCCTCATTCTCTCCTTTGTTTTGGGAATGGTTCCGGCATCCCCGGAAGAGGGAATGTTTCCGCTGAGCGAAATTCACAAAGTGGATTTGGTTAAAGCCGGTTTAAAGATTAATCAAAAAGAAATTTATAATCCTGATGGAGTTAGTTTAATAGACGCACTTGTAAATTTAAGCGGGTGTACAGGTTCTTTTATTTCGGACAAAGGATTAATAATTACAAATCATCATTGTGCCTTTAGCGCCATTGCAAATTCAAGTACAGTTGAAAAAAATTATTTGGAAAATGGATTTCACGCTTCCAATTTGGGGGAAGAAATCCCCGCTCCAGGTTATACTTGCAGAATAACAGAATCTTACCAAGATGTATCTGAATTAATACTTTCGGCAGTCGCCAATGTACAGGATCCGGCTCAGCGAGTTCAAAAAATTTCGGCTAAAATGAGAGAGTTGGCCGATGCGGCAACAAATGAAAAAGAATCAATAACCGCAGAAGTTTCCGAAATGTTTGCAGGTAAATCTTATATTTTATTTAAATATAGAATTATTAGAGATGTGAGATTAGTTTACGCTCCCCCACAATCGATTGGTAATTTTGGCGGGGAGACCGATAATTGGGTATGGCCTCGTCATACAGGTGATTTTTCATTGATGCGCGCATATGTTTCTGTAGATGGGAAAGCTGTTCCATATTCAAAAGATAATATTCCTTTCAAACCAAAAAAATTCCTTGAGATTAATCCTGCGGGTGTGGAAGAAAATGATTTTGTCTTTATATTAGGTTATCCGGGTAGAACATTCCGTCACCGCCCATCACAGTTTATAAAATATCAACAGGATTTTCTCCTCCCTTTCATCTCCAATATTTATGGATATGCCATTGAGACTATGCACAAGATTAGTGAAGGGAACCAAAAACTTAAACTTGAATTTGCCCCGAGAATTAAAGGTTTAGCAAATACAATGAAAAATTATCAGGGCAAGCTGAGAGGATTAAAAAGAATTGATCTTGTTAAATCCAAAATTGGTGAAGAGGCAGAACTGCAAAAGTTTATTAACTCAAATCCGGAATTAAAAAACAAGTATGGCTCGCTATTATCAAAAATTGGCGATGTATATAAAAATATAAATGATTTGGCTTATTCCGATTTATGGATTAGACAAATGATGAATATGAGCCCTTCTATTGCTGTTGCTAACTATATTATAAGCTATACAGAGGAAATGCAGAAACCGGAAAATGAGCGGATGCCGGCATTTCAAAAAAATAATATCGAAAGAACGAAGTCGATGTTAACCAGAAGCATAGCTTCATTTAATAGTGAGTTTGAAGAAATTCTATTCAAAAAAATGGTTGATGAGGCAAATGGTTTTCCGGAGAATTCCAGAATAACTGCGGTCGACAACATTTTTGGTTCGAATGGAGATCTGGATGAATCTCTTGTTGTTGAGTTTATTGATGAACTAAAGGAATTAAAATTAACAGACAAAAATAATTTGGAGATTTATTTAGCCAAAACGCCCGAAGAAATTAGGAATTTGAAATCGAATGTTTTTGCATTTGCTCGTAAATTTAATACTCAGCAGAAATTGGTTAATAATGAAAATGAAAGAAGTGAAGGTACGTTAAATAAGCTTTATGCCGATTTAGTAGATGTTAAAATGTTATGGAAAAATCAAAATTTTATTCCTGATGCAAATAGTACTTTGCGGTTAAC
Coding sequences:
- a CDS encoding phytoene/squalene synthase family protein, encoding MQLYHKVSFELSKKLTKSYSTSFSLGIRAFSEEFRNPIYAIYGYVRAADEIVDSFHGYDKSALMKEFKEETYRAIERGISTNPIIHSFQVVVNKYNIDKNLIEAFLTSMEMDLDKSSYQRSTYDHYIYGSAEVVGLMCLKVFVNGNDEKYNELLHPAKMLGSAFQKVNFLRDIKSDIDERGRIYLPDVHSNEGIDNSNKKRLEEEVEKEFSEALEGIQKLPHGVKLGVYSAYLYYYVLFKKIKSLDVKELLTKRVRISNATKLILLLKSVFEVRVLKST
- a CDS encoding lycopene cyclase domain-containing protein, with translation MSEYLIINIATVIVPLIMSFEEKLRFYRFYLPLVISIILVGLLFIIWDHQATVRGDWSFNEKYILGILLFELPLEEVLFFVTVPYSIIFLYETMHVYLPDKRIKIPKTILYIIVVLFLGSSLMFVNQYYTFTVLIFAGTSLFLLILENQLINSRNFLFFIVFTYLPFFVVNYFLTSMPIVSYSPNAIWGARIITIPVEDFFYSFSLLSLYLLTYLKAKQILIK
- the crtI gene encoding phytoene desaturase, giving the protein MSKMKTALIIGSGLGGLSTALRLSSKGYQVTILEKHSTPGGRMNKLEMEGFRFDLGPSFMSMTYEFEELYKSIGISNPVEFEELDPLYQVFFEGKDKPRRIFKDLKKLEDEFVDVEPDLAIKAEKYLKRAGEFWHDTENIVVKSNFDNKLEYLLKLSRVPWKHIPYLYRTMWDEVEKNFSSEEVRIIFSLVAFFLGATPFQTPAIYSLLNYTEMKHNGYWRIKGGMYKMVEEFVKILENRNVKFYYNTEVKSIGSNNGKLYEVIDQNGKRWSADIFISNADAASFRGEILKRDSFSEKKLDKMHWTLAPFTIYLGVKGKIENLEHHNYFLGSNFRGYADTIFTSSISPQKPYYYVNVLSKSDPTCAPEGCENVFILCPVPDLRFKKNWDDKEELAKNIIDDLSRRTGFDIEKNIITKKILSPEEWASTLNLYKGSGLGLAHDMDQVGAFRPKNKDEHYSNLYYVGASTTPGTGLPMVVISSRLVMERIENDTAIS
- a CDS encoding S46 family peptidase, with the protein product MQSFFIRKIKLLFFTLILSFVLGMVPASPEEGMFPLSEIHKVDLVKAGLKINQKEIYNPDGVSLIDALVNLSGCTGSFISDKGLIITNHHCAFSAIANSSTVEKNYLENGFHASNLGEEIPAPGYTCRITESYQDVSELILSAVANVQDPAQRVQKISAKMRELADAATNEKESITAEVSEMFAGKSYILFKYRIIRDVRLVYAPPQSIGNFGGETDNWVWPRHTGDFSLMRAYVSVDGKAVPYSKDNIPFKPKKFLEINPAGVEENDFVFILGYPGRTFRHRPSQFIKYQQDFLLPFISNIYGYAIETMHKISEGNQKLKLEFAPRIKGLANTMKNYQGKLRGLKRIDLVKSKIGEEAELQKFINSNPELKNKYGSLLSKIGDVYKNINDLAYSDLWIRQMMNMSPSIAVANYIISYTEEMQKPENERMPAFQKNNIERTKSMLTRSIASFNSEFEEILFKKMVDEANGFPENSRITAVDNIFGSNGDLDESLVVEFIDELKELKLTDKNNLEIYLAKTPEEIRNLKSNVFAFARKFNTQQKLVNNENERSEGTLNKLYADLVDVKMLWKNQNFIPDANSTLRLTYGYIKGYNPVDALYSEPFTSIGGIIEKNSIYPENEEFAIPDKLRALYNQKEFGQYTSKKSGKLPIAMLYNMDTTGGNSGSPILDAYGRFIGVNFDRAFEATINDFAWSESYSRSIGVDVRYVLWVIDKFSGAQNILDELKL
- a CDS encoding PAS domain S-box protein, producing MELEYQFFLIQKGIAFLFSIYVCILFLRKRNVNGAFAFFLLGLFNIFWIIGNAIEVLSQDFETKVFGLTLSYLAIPILPALWSIGVLRFITLGIKPSRRFVVLIMVVPIITVFLMATNIFHHLMYINFSLIEYGQFLLIKPQQGAWFWVHVFYSYSMIAVTSVYVLWVQRGSDNFLTKQKIYLVISSFAPALFSLMHVLNITSINYTSSSFVIAVIVLGIAIYKHGLLEIIPAARDRIIESMEDCVLVLDKMDRIIDQNPAAINLLKSGNAYGKKLRDAFPQIRALKRLTGDHNLINNEIEIKGKTFEIISSPITDKKGKEIGSVYTFRDITTRKKSEEAIKKSQLELIELNRIKDKFFSIISHDLKNPFQSLLGYAQMLKEEFDTYTVEEKKEIIEGILNISKKTQQLLDNLLNWARLQTNRIKIYEEEINLERLVDQIFDTLYVQASLKKVKLICDVSHHIKLKTDFDILSVVLRNLISNAIKFSYLSGTVRVLAVEKNDRVEISVIDAGVGMSPEIVEGLFDLKNLISERGTKGEKGTGLGLILCKEFIEKIEGTIWVSSIEGEGSIFTFSLPHKLSQ